In Gemmata obscuriglobus, a single genomic region encodes these proteins:
- a CDS encoding TetR/AcrR family transcriptional regulator, whose amino-acid sequence MREANACEELHKHPIRGLSDPAVGLSEIAVTRREQILDAAEAIIAGHGIQHLSLGRIEERAGMSRGQLTYYFPTKESILLAVHDRMLRRMISEFQSEDGPKPQTGRAGECFRFALERHLAPAWPTPPAQSLLSILFTFLAQTGHREEYRKRLAQWYAEWRSFIAADVAGSVPEPRFAPPRVAAALVQALIHGLDVQLMMDPEAFDRTEMLGAVTKLFAPLFAPVPDSPTPGAPGSEG is encoded by the coding sequence GTGCGAGAAGCGAATGCTTGTGAAGAGCTGCACAAGCACCCGATCCGCGGGTTGAGTGACCCGGCGGTGGGGCTATCGGAGATCGCGGTCACCCGGCGCGAGCAGATCCTGGATGCGGCGGAGGCCATCATCGCCGGCCACGGCATCCAGCACCTGTCGCTCGGGCGGATCGAAGAGCGGGCCGGGATGAGTCGCGGGCAACTGACGTACTACTTCCCGACCAAGGAATCGATCCTGCTCGCGGTCCACGACCGGATGCTGCGGCGGATGATTAGCGAGTTCCAGAGTGAGGACGGGCCGAAGCCGCAGACCGGCCGCGCCGGGGAGTGCTTCCGGTTCGCCTTGGAGCGGCACCTCGCCCCCGCGTGGCCGACGCCCCCGGCACAGAGCCTCCTCAGCATCCTGTTCACGTTTCTCGCGCAGACCGGGCACCGCGAGGAGTACCGCAAGCGGCTCGCCCAGTGGTACGCCGAGTGGCGTTCGTTCATCGCCGCCGATGTGGCCGGGAGCGTACCCGAGCCGCGGTTCGCCCCGCCGCGGGTGGCGGCGGCACTCGTTCAGGCTCTGATTCACGGGTTGGACGTGCAGCTCATGATGGACCCGGAGGCGTTCGACCGGACGGAGATGCTCGGCGCGGTGACGAAACTGTTCGCACCACTGTTCGCGCCGGTGCCCGATTCACCCACCCCCGGCGCGCCGGGGAGCGAGGGCTAA